In Pithys albifrons albifrons isolate INPA30051 chromosome 6, PitAlb_v1, whole genome shotgun sequence, a single genomic region encodes these proteins:
- the ATP6V1D gene encoding V-type proton ATPase subunit D yields the protein MSGKDRIEIFPSRMAQTIMKARLKGAQTGRNLLKKKSDALTLRFRQILKKIIETKMLMGEVMREAAFSLAEAKFTAGDFSTTVIQNVNKAQVKIRAKKDNVAGVTLPVFEHYQEGGDSYELTGLARGGEQLAKLKRNYAKAVELLVELASLQTSFITLDEAIKITNRRVNAIEHVIIPRIERTLSYIITELDEREREEFYRLKKIQEKKKVLKEKSDQERELRRAAGGEIEPANLLAEEKDEDLLFE from the exons atgtCGGGCAAGGACCGCATCGAGATCTTCCCCTCGCGGAT GGCTCAGACCATCATGAAGGCTCGTTTGAAAGGAGCCCAAACAGGTCGTAacctcttgaaaaaaaaatctgatgctTTGACACTTCGATTCAGGCAGATCCTTAAGAAAATTATTGAG actaAGATGCTAATGGGTGAGGTGATGAGAGAAGCTGCCTTTTCACTTGCTGAGGCAAAGTTTACAGCAGGAGATTTCAG TACCACTGTGATCCAAAATGTGAACAAGGCACAAGTCAAGATCAGAGCTAAAAAAGACAATGTAGCAG GTGTAACCTTGCCAGTTTTTGAGCATTACCAGGAAGGAGGGGACA gctatGAGCTGACTGGCTTGGCCAGAGGTGGAGAACAGTTGGCTAAGCTGAAGAGGAACTATGCCAAAGCTGTAGAGCTGCTTGTGGAACTGGCCTCCTTACAG ACATCCTTCATTACTTTGGATGAAGCcattaaaataacaaacagaCGCGTGAATGCAATTGAACACG TGATTATTCCCAGGATTGAGCGTACTCTTTCTTACATCATCACAGAACTGGATGAACGAGAACGAGAGGAATTCTACAG GCTAAAGAAGAtccaggaaaagaagaaagtattgaaagaaaaatctgatcAAGAACGGGAGCTGCGGAGGGCTGCTGGTGGGGAAATTGAACCAGCCAATCTCTTAGCAGAAGAGAAGGATGAAGACCTTCTCTTTGAGTAA